DNA sequence from the Pungitius pungitius chromosome 16, fPunPun2.1, whole genome shotgun sequence genome:
taccataaccctcggctacaataataaacacacggatggaagcgtcgataagagcgtggttgtgtgcaagctatgcaacaaggaattcacatcgagcctcaattatcacctcaacgcaaaacaattagcagctagcgtggacgttagcccgactccgagtacaaggacccacacccaacccacactgcaccagatgactggtttaaggaccagggtaactaagaccacgtcttaaaaaataaccaatgttctgaatgtacttgaaagaattggtctacttaaaaaaaactagtttacagaaggtctacttacctataggctacctgaatttctgaaagtactatatttctaaatatgataTTTCtgcacttgtctgctggaattgtttgaccaaaaataaaaatccatatgAAAAAAATTAcatctcactgttctcaggtcaaatatttatgcaattaaaatgcaattaattttgattaattaattacaaagcctctaattaattagattaatatttttaatcgagtcccggccctaataaaatTTATTAgaacatatgtatatgtatatattgagatgcatctatgaacctagtttgttggggtCAGTGAtttgaggaaagactcaaaagccccacaaaacttcacacaatgaattatttaggaTAAAATGTgcgtgttttcatccacgtccaggttgtgtgtcctcactgcagccCTGTGTGCAACGCAGCTCGGTAGCAGTGTTTAACACAGTGACGTCATGCGAGGAATATATTGCGTTAGCAcgaagctaactagctagctgaaCCTCCCAggttaattaatatttttaatcgagtcccggccctgtattgaccttacatatattttttataataattttttacctattattttaaaaaaaatttgaccctacatattttgacttttttcacaatattttttttcccatgacatgactggaatgatcttagatggagcaacctacacgtccctgtcactaatgccaaatgccccaaatttctgtttgggttcaaccctcaagggacatggtggctcttcctaaatccttttttagttttgggtaactgacatttataaaaaatcataatgggatattgccccagagacggattggtgcatcttggaggatcaaccatgctattcatccttcctgcattggtaaaggcacaagtgagttgaatttgaatgtaacagagaattggagggtggatgcactaaaaagggtaaacaaatctacaccctgtgccagactgtcagtttaaggttgtccacaggatgccctgaagtagacaaacatgtgattgtcttgaaaaatgccctcagaggctgtaataagtttcatatcagtgtgaccactgaatgagacacatctgctcatctttactgactcatccggccttctctcccgtcaaaaaggtggaaccctacaggttatgtagcatggctaataagtgctaaaagcttaattagcaattaacatcaaatttagtcaattcatcatcattcaaaaggttcttcatcattcttgacaatgccatcataacattcttgacaatgccatcataacacaccttgtgtttctgcataacccctagggttcacttctctgaaacaaccagtggggacaatgcccccactactacctccgcagtAGTgcactcaagacttggcaggtgggatttgaacccactggcggtgcgcacagaggctttcggcaccctgcactcacccctacactaccagtcctggtcacattttggcaactttgattctcctatttaaccttgagcatgtcagtcaaactttaaaactcttttaaatgctatctCCACATctgggcatgaacccacaaccttcaaatgcagtgcaggcttgtggcagcagctcttccgctgtgctacttctcCACACACTAACcatccctttgtttgttgtatttaaccttgagattgctactcaaacctgaaataaagccaaaggctcaaacccaagactgggcttgaaccctcaacctacagggtaaggacagtagctcctctgctcttgtgctgcactacctcaacatgcacaaattaaatttttgtttctcgtatttaaccttgagactgctactcaatcCTCAAAaatctttcaaagcagaagtgatgtctgcatgaaggggcatgaacccacaacctcagacagcaggttggagcctgcagcccatcagttgttcccttgtgctattcaagcacatgcctcattgtgtccgtttctcatattagaccttgggattgtttactaaacctcaaaactgtttcaaagtttacagtttgaagccttgactgcaaccaaaccctgcAAGTCATacaatggcatttctaataaagccctagttgatttcactacttttatgctgtgatccttatttcactttttttgacatgtgtgctgatgcccgcgtgtgaattgagaaataaacacgtttgacacacggcaccttgaggagagagaatcaaatcccaaatgtggatcaggaaggtcagctttgattccactagagacaccagaactcacgatgattgacagtgtcactgtttgtttaatttgtatgTGAACATTCGAAAGGGACGGGTTCCATGGAGTGAGTCGGGAATCATGTAATgtcattattcatattttattagcTGAAGTTAGTGATTTGGATGCATCTCAGTAGTGTTTTATGTTTTAGTCTGCgtgcacttttccttttttaaatataatagtATACAATGACGAGTCATAAAAAGAAACCGTACAgttgtcattaaaaaaagtaattctACATTAGGTCATAAGAATAAATACTATAGAATTTCAAAATAGTAAATAAGCAACAGAATAGTATGTCATAAATGTCCTAGAATGGAATGTAGTTGTACATGTTGTAAAAAGGGTCCTATACCAATGATTAATATTTGATAGTATACCATGTGGGAAAATTGTacactaaaaaacaaaataaagtaaaaatgaaatagtAAATGTAAAGTATGATATGACAATTCCATGGTGTAGTATGCCGGAAAATATCCTTTACGtcttagtttttaaaaaatggtattaaaaaaaagctattttaatAACAATATCCGTAAGTAGTACTGTAtgttaaacaaaatgtattgtatttgaccaaaaagtaaaatgaataatatattatacaaaaaaaaacatttttaagttacaaaataactaaatataccACTAAATATATCTCTTTATATAATATATGCAACTGTACTTTACGCATATATATTCTcagattattatatatattataactatCTATTTAGGATCCATGCCCAATTTCTCAAGTAAAATACTTTATTACAGCAGAAAACCACACGTCGTGTTGCGTGTTGGCCGCTAGGAGTCGCTCTGTCGAGTCAAATAATCAAGCGAAGAAGAATATGATTGTTATCAAAATGCAACGACAGCGGTGACATCTGAAACCCGTGGAAGTTGAGTGGTAGGACACAAGAAGTCCTACGATTTAATGTCCAAAGTATGTATTCATCACACACGGCCTTCTCAAAATCGGATGATATAGGAAACTCGTTGGGAAGCTAAGCCGATTGACCTGGGCTGACCGCAGATATTTGATATTTAgctcgctagctagctagctgccgCTACAACCGTGCATTTGGCATTCGCCGCGATCATGAGTGAGGATGACAATTCAGCATcggcaaacaaagacaaagactcGACCCTGTTGCTCACCAAAGACGGACAACGGTACTACGTGAGTAAGAGCGGAGTGGTCGACAGCAGAAATGTGATAACGCCGCACGAGCCGGACAACAACGTCTCCTCCTACGACATGGACGACCCCGACGAGGAGAGCGACGTCCTGGACACGTCGGATCCCCGAGACAGCGCCGCCAGCCCCGAGGAGCTCAACGACGAGGACACCTCGGAGGGCGACAACGCCCCCAAACAGTGCACCTACGAGGGCTGCACGGAGACCACCACGCAGGTGGCGAAGCAGCGGAAGCCCTGGATGTGCAAAAAACACCGCAACAAGATGTACAAAGACAagtacaagaagaagaagagcgacCAGGCCATGTCCAGTGGGAAAATTGACGTACGGCTGTGCTTCAGATACTCTGCATTTCTACATGCATTTAATTGAACGTATCTTCgtcttgtgaaagattttgTCCATTCAAAGTAAACTTGTATTCCAGACTGTCACTTTTAACGTAGAGATTTTAGAAAGATGACTGAAAATCGATTCATTTTGCACTGGGCTTGAGCCTTTGGCGCGCTCCCTTGCTATTTTAAACCACAATACAAACCAAGCAGTCCTTGttaattgcatgtttttttccctctataTCTCCATGTGGCCATCAGGATAACTCTGAGGAGCGGCCCGTGTCTGTGAACAAACAGCGCCTGGGTGCCATTGGGGACCGGCCGGCCAGGCCCTCGCTGATAGAGCAGGTCCTCAACCAGAAAAGACTGGTAAGTCCTAACTGGACACTGACTGTGTGGACTATAGATGGATGACAAATTACACTCTTTGTAAGGGATCAAGAGCCTCCAGAACTTGGCATTTGATTTGTGTTGTGATGTAAAACTCCTTTCCGTCTCTGCTCCACTTTCAAGAGACTACATTTCGGTTTGTAACCCTTTTCCCTCACTCTTGGCGTTATGTCTCTTTCTGGTTGTTTGGGATCCTTAAATCTCTCCTTGCTCAGCAGCAAGGCTAAATAGTACAGCACGGCTGAACACATTTATCTACCTGACTTGCATGCACATGCTCAGTATCTACCTGAACAGGTTTGAAAGCCATGTGTTTTTGTGGTCTTCTACCATCACTTGTATACTTCACTCTCGCCCCTTAATAAAAGCAGATTACGAGAAGAGAAAGCTTCGTATCTACAGAAATATTCAGCTTTTTGTTCTGaaatttgaatgtgtgtgtgtctccttcagTCACTGCTCAGAAGTCCCGAGGTGATCagcttcctgcagcagcagcagcagctcctcgccaCTCAGAGccgcagccaatcacagcagcaGTTCCAGGGCTGTTGACGCCAGTCTGCCGGTGTTCTGCGCTGTATTCGGGATACACAGAAAGCACCGAAGAAACACTGGCACGTGCGTGCGTAGGTGGTTGGTAACCGTGTACTGTGAACATGACTTCCTCCAGGCCAGACAGCCGCGCAGAAGAAAGAATGAAGTTCTATTCAAGAGACGCTTGGAAGGTGCTTAAGACTATTGGTGCTATTTCTTTTAACAATTACTTTTTATGTCTTTGTGTTAATCCCCCATCGCCATGTAACAAGAATAACGAGGGCTTTGGATTGCAGGTTTATCCAGATGTCGAAGTCTCACTTTAACtgtatagtaaaaaaaaactaaaaaaaacatgatagtTTGTGTTTCTGAGTGCTGCCTATGTGATGCTTTTCTTCTTCGTAGTTCTTCTTCACTTTGTAGCCTGATGTTTCTCGAATGTGAATGTGTTAATAACATGTGACAATCAACTGTGTCAATGTATGTTTGGAGTCCTGTTGATGACACGTGGGGCTTTCATGAGGACTTGCTTTTATTCACAGTAACTGCATACAAAAAGAAACTAATCAGTTTGTTGGTATTAACATGGATCATGCTAGCTATGTTGCACTGTACCATACTGTGTGTGAATATGAAAGTAAATTATTAACTTAACGTTGAGaagtttgttctttttaaaacgACTTTAATGGAAAAGCAAAACGTTTTATAGAATACATACAACCGTAATAACATTGACGACAGAAGTACTTGAGTACCCGCCCGATATATCCTGGTTTTCTTGTCTTGGAGTGCAGTTAATGTCCCAATGACGGAGAGAGACGAGAAATACCGTATCACAGTCTTGATCATTTAACTACACAAGCTGTAAAGCAGACTTAATCACTCATGTGTTTCACTTATGTTGCATGATGTGACAAAACTTTGGGTAAGAATGTGGGAAGGACCcacgacacagacacacaaacacacacctgtgtccATGCTATGACACTGATGAAATAGGGTTGTGGGGGGACCCCATCTGTGTGAGGACCTTGTCCAGCCATTGAAGGGGCCCGTGCAGATGTACCTCGATCCAGCAGGGGGTGCTGGTCACATCTTGCCGGTGGTATTCAGCACCCCATCCCTAACGAGAACACACACCAATAAGCAGTTTAGTTTACTATTAAAACGACATGGGTGACGAGGATAACCCCTCATCCTAGAACACGCTTAACAGCTCACCAAGTCCCAAATAACTGCATCTTTAAGTCCGCTGACAAACTTTGTTCCTATTACGCAATGAAGCTATTAAGCAAAAGCTCAGTACCTTCACAAAGCTCATGCGGATGGTACACATCTTGGTGAGCTCATAAACAACCTCGAAGCCGTGGTTCACGGACTGGGCGAGGAGCTGGGCGAACAGCTGGTTGTTGAAGATCTTGAGGCTGCAGCCGCTGGGGATCTTGCACACTGTGGTGGCGTGGAAGCCATGCTGGAAGTTACAGTTGCGGCTCTGGACGAAGATGCTGCTGTCGCTCAGGCACTCGGCGTACACCTCGCCGCCCACGTAGTACAGGTGGAGACCTTCGAGGTATGAAGGAGATCAAATAGGAGGGAGGTAACTTGAAGGTTAAAAATGTCGCAAAAAGACAACTGGTCCCTTTACTAGAAAACGGTAATAATGCAGCTTTTATCCAAGAAAATATGAAATCAAAGATAtaaatatctctttttttttggtaatatGTCACAGAGCAAAACCACAATGGAATCtgcttatctttctttttgtaactGCTATCCTTCAGAACCACAAAGTGCACTGTTTGCTGTCACCTAGAGGCGCTTCTTGTCTCTCACTCCAACATGTCTCTATACTCTTAGCATGAGAAAGAAAATGGCCCCAAGGATtcaggacaaaaacacacacctcaAGTGATGCAAAGTGAAAGACTTTGACGGGGGGACAGGACACGTATAAGGTCCATTAAGAAATGACTCAAAGGGTGGTGCTCCAAACGGAATCACCTGAGTGAGTGGTGCCGCCTACCTTTGCCtatgtgcctgcgtgtgtgttcgATGGTGGAGTTGCGGTTGACGTTGGACAGCAGGCCGAGGCAGAAGCGGTTCTTGTTGTTGGATGGGTCGGTGAAGCCGTCCACCAGGACGCTGCGAGACGACGCGTGGAAAGTCTCCCCCACTCGGTTGTTGAGCTCGTAGTAAGCTACCGAACACCAGTACTCTGGCTCTTCGTAACACACGGGCCGTAAGTCTGAACCGGAACGTAACGAAGGGCTGGCTTTAAAGTGGCCGCTGAGGACAGCGCAGCATATGACAtgctacatttcatttgatgTGCTTTTTCAGACTGATGGGTGAAAGTACAAATGGAGTACAAATGGATAATAGACATGCTATAGTACTGGTCACTCAACTGGTGGAAATACTACTTAAATGACATACTAAATTTCTATTATCTGTGTAGGAGCCATTCGTGATGTTGTTTGTACAACATGGTATTGGGAGCCAATCTCAGGGGGGCCACGGGTGGCCGTGTGTATTAGTGTGACCGGGAGTCCACATATGAGGGCACAGGTGCAATTGACACATGTAATGATGCATGGGTGAGGGGGAGATTGCATGTTTTTTACCGCTATAGGCACAGAGGGAGCCCAGGAAGCAAATACATATACAGTTGTGAATTGTAAAGTTTAAAAACGAACAAACGGGCTCACAACAATCAGTCACTACAATCTGTAGATCTTGGGTGGACTGAAGTTACCTCTGTGTGGGGAGGAAAAAGTGAGTTTGAGGGTTTCTGTGGAGTTGCTGGGCTTCACGTCCTCCGGAGGGCTCGTCTCCATCATGCTGTACGGAGGCGGGGGCGTCTCTGCTGGAGAAGCAAGTCACAAATTAAAAGCGTCGGATAAAAGGTTGAGAGACGTATGAAGACAGAAGCCCATAAGAGGACCAGCGTGCTCCTTCTGGTTCCTACCTGTGAGGTGATACGGACTGCCGGGCTCCGCAGAGCTGTTGGGGGAGCTGGGGTAACTCTGCGAGGCGGGCGACTGgatgagggaggaagaagaggaggaggaggagaaggaggagcagggccGCGCGGGGAAGGAGTCCGGGTAGGTGGCGTTCTTGGGCATCAGAGGCTCGTTGTGCAGGGAGGCGTTACGGAACTTGGCCAGCAAGCTGTGCTGAGGGTTGAACTCGCTGTGGCGTGGGACCAGAACTGGCGGCAGCACTGAGAGAAGACGACAGGGgaaggaaaagacaaaaacaggtaTTGAGGGGGCTGACTAGACACAAAGGGATTTAGAGCGAGACCAGATGCTGTTATGAAAGATCACGTTACAGCAAGTCCCTTTGGCCTGGGAACTCTTTTATCAAATGCCTCGCCTCGGTTTAGGAAGGACTCCTAAAAACGATTCACTGCcacaatattaaaatgtaataatgaccTGGTTCCGTTCCAGCAGATTCAGATGTTCTCTGATAGGGCGTTTACCTGGAGTCTCCACGCGCCTGTAGTGGTACGGGTTGACACAGATGTCCTTCTGCTTGGAGCCGAAATCAAACTCACAGCAATCCAAGGCCTTCAGCTCGTGGTGGGACTGCAGGTCAGGCCAGCGCCACACCCTGCAGTAGATGACATGGGGGAGTCCCTTCCTGTGGGACACCTGCAACCTCCCGTCTAGCGACCGAGGAATCGTCACGCACTTGCCTGGAGGAGTCAGATCAAACAACTCGGCCCTCAGTATACACTTGAGGAAGAAAAAACTGCTTCTTCATTTCTTATCATAATTTATGAGCTCAACAGGTAAGAATCCTCCTCTTTACTGACTGTAGTGGTTCCCAACCTTTTAAGCTTATGACACCTGAAGTCAAGATTTAATGCTGATTGTTtgaatcaaatcattttcaagAGCATGTTCGGTTTCTCCTATTAAACTCCTCAATGTTTATCTTGTGACCCCCTGCATGGGTTGTGACCTCCAGATTGAGACCTGACAGAACGCAAACATCTGGCACTCTCATACTCACTGGGCTGCCCTGGACAGCTGAGTgctctctccagctcctccattgcccccttcttcttctttagtttCTTCACTAGAGAGTCCACAGCCTTCTCCGCCCACTTCTCTTCCTCATCCCCTTGTTTCCAACCTAGCAGGCGCTTTACCGCCGGGCTGGTGAAGGAGAATAGGGACGTAATGGATGCAGACGAGTTCATTATGAGATGGATAAATGGGCGACGAGATGAGGTGATGGAAGCTGTTTA
Encoded proteins:
- the smad9 gene encoding mothers against decapentaplegic homolog 9 isoform X2, yielding MNSSASITSLFSFTSPAVKRLLGWKQGDEEEKWAEKAVDSLVKKLKKKKGAMEELERALSCPGQPSKCVTIPRSLDGRLQVSHRKGLPHVIYCRVWRWPDLQSHHELKALDCCEFDFGSKQKDICVNPYHYRRVETPVLPPVLVPRHSEFNPQHSLLAKFRNASLHNEPLMPKNATYPDSFPARPCSSFSSSSSSSSLIQSPASQSYPSSPNSSAEPGSPYHLTETPPPPYSMMETSPPEDVKPSNSTETLKLTFSSPHRDLRPVCYEEPEYWCSVAYYELNNRVGETFHASSRSVLVDGFTDPSNNKNRFCLGLLSNVNRNSTIEHTRRHIGKGLHLYYVGGEVYAECLSDSSIFVQSRNCNFQHGFHATTVCKIPSGCSLKIFNNQLFAQLLAQSVNHGFEVVYELTKMCTIRMSFVKGWGAEYHRQDVTSTPCWIEVHLHGPLQWLDKVLTQMGSPHNPISSVS
- the rfxap gene encoding regulatory factor X-associated protein; the protein is MSEDDNSASANKDKDSTLLLTKDGQRYYVSKSGVVDSRNVITPHEPDNNVSSYDMDDPDEESDVLDTSDPRDSAASPEELNDEDTSEGDNAPKQCTYEGCTETTTQVAKQRKPWMCKKHRNKMYKDKYKKKKSDQAMSSGKIDDNSEERPVSVNKQRLGAIGDRPARPSLIEQVLNQKRLSLLRSPEVISFLQQQQQLLATQSRSQSQQQFQGC
- the smad9 gene encoding mothers against decapentaplegic homolog 9 isoform X1 encodes the protein MNSSASITSLFSFTSPAVKRLLGWKQGDEEEKWAEKAVDSLVKKLKKKKGAMEELERALSCPGQPSKCVTIPRSLDGRLQVSHRKGLPHVIYCRVWRWPDLQSHHELKALDCCEFDFGSKQKDICVNPYHYRRVETPVLPPVLVPRHSEFNPQHSLLAKFRNASLHNEPLMPKNATYPDSFPARPCSSFSSSSSSSSLIQSPASQSYPSSPNSSAEPGSPYHLTAETPPPPYSMMETSPPEDVKPSNSTETLKLTFSSPHRDLRPVCYEEPEYWCSVAYYELNNRVGETFHASSRSVLVDGFTDPSNNKNRFCLGLLSNVNRNSTIEHTRRHIGKGLHLYYVGGEVYAECLSDSSIFVQSRNCNFQHGFHATTVCKIPSGCSLKIFNNQLFAQLLAQSVNHGFEVVYELTKMCTIRMSFVKGWGAEYHRQDVTSTPCWIEVHLHGPLQWLDKVLTQMGSPHNPISSVS